The genomic region ACGGCGACATGGAGACCATCGCGACCCCGGTCGACTGGATCGGCGTCAACTACTACAACCCGACGCGCGTGGCACCGGCCGAGGAGGACTTCGTGCCGGAGGGCCCGCACGCCGGCCTGCGCGGGGTGGCGTTGCAACCACCGCGCGGCGAGCTCACCGGGTTCGGCTGGGAGCAGAACGCCGACGCGTTCACCGAGCTGCTGGTGCGGCTCTCGCAGCACGTCGACGGCATCCCGCTGGTCGTGACGGAGAACGGCTCCGCGTTCCCGGACACGGTCGACGAGCTGGGCCGTGTCGTGGACGTGCAGCGGACGAAGTACCTGGTCGACCACGTGCGCGCGGTGCACAGGGCGATCGCGGCGGGTGCGGACGTCCGCGGCTACCTGGCCTGGTCGCTGCTCGACAACTTCGAGTGGGCGGCCGGGTACTCGCAGCGGTTCGGCATCGTGCACGTCGACTTCGAGACGCAGCAGCGCACGGTGAAGGAGAGTGCGGCGACGTTCTCCCGGATCATCGGGAACAACGGCCTGCCCGCGCACGGCTACACGGTCTGACCCGGACCGGCGCACCCGGACCGAGGGGTTCGGCGCTCTCACCTGCGGATGACTCCGTCCACAGGTGAGAGCGCTCTCTCGTTTCGGGCCTCAGCGGCGGCGCAGCACCCGCGGGTCCGCGTGCAGGGTGTCACCGAGCTTGATGGTGATGAACTCGTTGTCGTCCGGCTTGCCCGGCGTGCGGCCCGACGACGACGGGAAGTTGTTGTCGTTGATGACCAGCAGCGTCCGGTCGTCGAGGATCGTGACGTCCTCGATCGTGGTGAACGGGAAGCGGAACGGGTCGGCCTGGCCGCCCACGCGCTTCGGGTTCGCGATGTTGAGCAGGTCGGCGACCAGCGTCTTGTCGAGCTTGCCGTCCCGGTCGCGGTCGCGCTTGTCGGCGAGGTAGATCCGCTTGATCTGCGCGGCGTCGCCCTGGCCGCCGTCTCGCTCGATGACCAGCAGCCGGTTGCGGTCGACCGCGATCGCGTCACCGATGGCGAGGCCCGGGTTCTCCAGCTGGTAGACCCAGGTCGTGCCGGTGAACTCGTTGCGCGCGACGTCGAACTCGTTCAGCCGCAGCGTGCCCGGCGCGTCACCGGTGACGGTGCCCTCCAGCAGCGCGTTGATCGTCTTGCCGTCGGGGGAGAGGGTGATGGCCTCGAAGCCCTTGCTGCTGCCCAGGTTCGGGTTGCCGGCCGGGTTCTCCGGCGCGCGCACGCCCGGCAGTGCCACGGGGGCCGAGAGGAGCCGGCCCGCGCGGTCGAAGTGCAGCAGGTACGGGCCGAACTCGTCACCGATCCAGTAGGTGCCGTCCTGGGTCCGCGTGATCGACTCGATGTCGAGGTCCTGGCCGGTCAGCACGCGGTCCGTGCGCACGAGCGGGAACGGCACCTTGTTGTCCGGGTCGGTGAGCGTGATGCCGCCGAGGACGTCGACGCCGCCGCCCCGGAAGTCCGGCGCCACGCGGTGGATGCGCAGCAGGAAGTCCGCGCTGTTGGCCTTGGTGCCGAAACCGTTGTCGGAGATGACGTCGTAGGTGCCGTCGCTGTTGCGCAGCACGCCGCTGAAGCCCTGGACCGGCTGGTCGGCGAACGGCGGCGTGACGCCGTTGATCGGGGCGGTGCCGAGCGCGGCGCCGCTGGGCTCGCTGCCGGGGACGTACGTCTGCGCCGGCAGTGAGGCGAAGTTCGTCAGGGTGGCCTGCTTCGGGGCCTGGTGACGAGCCGTGCCGGGGGCGGCGGTGGTGGGGGTGGCCAGTGCTGTGACGGTCAGCAACGTCAGGCCCACGGCCAGAGTTCTCCTCATGGCGCGCACCCTACGGCGCGCAGGTGAACACGATTCAGCGTTGCGGACACGGAATCGTCCGGCCGCTTTTACCGCGGTGTCGCGCCGCCGCAACAGCGCCTCGCAATCCTGGTTCGCATGATGCGAGGAGTGCTCGAAGACGAACTGGTTCTGCGTCCGGGCACGGTCGCGGACTCCGAAGCCGTTGCCGCGTTGCACGGCAGATGTTCGATGGGGACGTTGTTCAACCGCTACCACTCGGGGATGAGCACGATTCCGAGGCGGTGGGTGCACCGACTCCTCAGCCCGCCGCGCGGAACGACGATCGTGGCCGGACGCGGTGACCGGCTGATCGCCATCGGTCAGCTCATCCACACCGGACTGCCCGGCTGCGCGGAGGTGTCGCTGCTGGTGGAGGACGCGTGGCAACGCCGTGGCGTGGGTTCGCGGCTGTTGTCCGCATTGGCTTCCGACGCGCGGTTGTTCGGTTATCGGGAGCTCGTCGCGTGGTGCCTGCCTTCCTCAGCGGCATTGGTGCGGACCGCCGTCTCCGCCGGGTTGCCCGCGACGACACGCCGGGAGGACGGATTGCTCCGGGTGTCCATCGACCCACGTGGAGGCATTGTGACGACGCCGATCGCGGTCGCCGTTGGCGAAAAATGACGGCCGACAACGCGTAAACCCTCCTCCGAGATCGCTTGCGGCTAAGCTGACCAGCGTCTCAAAGGTTTTCATCGAGGAGTGGTGGTGCTCGTGTCCAACCACGCGCGACCGACGCTGGAGGACGTGGCCGCGAGGGCCGGGGTCTCCCGCGCCACGGCGTCACGGGTGCTGAACGCGTCGCCGAGGGTCAGCCCCGAGGCACTGGAGGCCGTCAACGCCGCCGTGCACGCCCTGGGCTACCAACCCAACCGCGCCGCGCGGGCAC from Lentzea guizhouensis harbors:
- a CDS encoding esterase-like activity of phytase family protein, producing the protein MRRTLAVGLTLLTVTALATPTTAAPGTARHQAPKQATLTNFASLPAQTYVPGSEPSGAALGTAPINGVTPPFADQPVQGFSGVLRNSDGTYDVISDNGFGTKANSADFLLRIHRVAPDFRGGGVDVLGGITLTDPDNKVPFPLVRTDRVLTGQDLDIESITRTQDGTYWIGDEFGPYLLHFDRAGRLLSAPVALPGVRAPENPAGNPNLGSSKGFEAITLSPDGKTINALLEGTVTGDAPGTLRLNEFDVARNEFTGTTWVYQLENPGLAIGDAIAVDRNRLLVIERDGGQGDAAQIKRIYLADKRDRDRDGKLDKTLVADLLNIANPKRVGGQADPFRFPFTTIEDVTILDDRTLLVINDNNFPSSSGRTPGKPDDNEFITIKLGDTLHADPRVLRRR
- a CDS encoding GNAT family N-acetyltransferase — protein: MMRGVLEDELVLRPGTVADSEAVAALHGRCSMGTLFNRYHSGMSTIPRRWVHRLLSPPRGTTIVAGRGDRLIAIGQLIHTGLPGCAEVSLLVEDAWQRRGVGSRLLSALASDARLFGYRELVAWCLPSSAALVRTAVSAGLPATTRREDGLLRVSIDPRGGIVTTPIAVAVGEK